One part of the Epinephelus fuscoguttatus linkage group LG12, E.fuscoguttatus.final_Chr_v1 genome encodes these proteins:
- the LOC125898529 gene encoding cornifelin homolog B-like has protein sequence MTSKMVIRQPQPVMEARESDEWGSGICDCCDNVPECCFAFWCCPCFACKTTKKYGQCLCLPLLDIFGCIPPITMAMRVSMRQRYGIKGTMCRDCVFATCCTSCSWCQMAREMRRRNIKVVLVSAKNT, from the exons ATGACTTCAAAGATGGTCATCAGGCAGCCTCAGCCTGTGATGGAGGCTCGAGAATCCGATGAGTGGGGATCAGGGATATGTGACTGCTGCGATAACGTGCCTGAGT GTTGTTTCGCTTTCTGGTGCTGTCCCTGCTTTGCCTGTAAGACTACCAAAAAGTACGGccagtgtctctgtctccctctgctggACATCTTCGGCTGCATCCCTCCCATTACCATGGCCATGAGGGTCTCCATGCGGCAGCGCTACGGCATCAAA GGTACCATGTGTAGGGACTGTGTGTTTGCGACCTGCTGTACGTCCTGCAGCTGGTGTCAGATGGCCAGAGAGATGCGGAGAAGAAACATCAAAGTGGTTCTAGTCAGTGCCAAGAACACATGA
- the zgc:56585 gene encoding 15-hydroxyprostaglandin dehydrogenase [NAD(+)] yields MALTGKVAVVTGAAMGIGKAMTEILMKSGAKVALLDVNETAGKTLKEALDKEYGKEKSLFLVCNVESEEQMKAAFQKTVETFGGMDILCNNAGILNETLWEKIVSINLVGVIRGTYLALEHMNKLKGGRGGVIVNTASMAGLGPLPSCPVYTSTKHGVVGFTRAMAIASEASGYGVRINALCPGFVKTELFVNIPQRLGQFAHLAEATQQLVDNLGTMKVSEVAEPFLEMVTDETKNGEALLVFTKGKKYVTFPSHIE; encoded by the exons ATGGCCCTGACCGGTAAAGTCGCGGTGGTAACAGGAGCAGCGATGGGGATAGGGAAAGCCATGACGGAGATACTGATGAAAAGCGGTGCCAAG GTAGCCCTCCTGGACGTGAATGAAACTGCAGGAAAGACTTTAAAAGAAGCCCTCGACAAAGAATATGGAAAGGAGAAATCTTTGTTCCTGGTCTGTAATGTTGAATCAGAGGAGCAGATGAagg CTGCCTTTCAGAAAACCGTAGAAACCTTTGGTGGAATGGACATCTTGTGCAACAACGCTGGCATCTTGAACGAGACCTTGTGGGAGAAAATTGTTTCCATAAACCTG GTTGGTGTTATCAGGGGAACTTACCTGGCTCTGGAGCACATGAACAAGTTGAAAGGAGGGCGGGGAGGGGTCATTGTCAACACTGCATCCATGGCAG GTCTCGGCCCGCTACCAAGTTGTCCTGTCTACACATCCACCAAGCACGGAGTGGTTGGCTTCACTCGAGCCATGGCG ATCGCATCTGAGGCATCGGGCTACGGTGTACGGATCAACGCCCTTTGCCCAGGTTTCGTCAAAACTGAGCTCTTCGTCAATATTCCACAGAGACTGGGGCAATTCGCCCACCTGGCTGAGGCAACCCAACAATTAGTAGATAACCTTGGGACTATGAA GGTGTCTGAGGTAGCAGAGCCCTTCCTGGAGATGGTGACAGACGAGACAAAGAATGGAGAAGCCCTCCTGGTGTTCACcaagggaaaaaaatatgtgacTTTTCCTTCACATATCGAGTAG